The Fundidesulfovibrio magnetotacticus genome includes the window AGACGAGACATGCCCTCCACGGCCGAGCAAACCGTCTGGTCCCCCACGCGGCAGGACACCACCGAGTTGACGCCGAGGTATTCCACGGAGAGCACGCTGGCCGACCAGTTCCCTTCGGCAGAGATTTCCAGGTGTTCCGGCCGGATGCCTAGAAAACAGTCCGGGTGGGGCGCTCCGGGCGCGGCGGCGCCGGAGGCCCCCCGCACGCCGATGCCGTCCGGGCCCGAAGCCAGCCGGACCAGATTCATGGGCGGCGTGCCGATGAAACTGGCCGCGAAGAGGCTGGCAGGGGTGGTGTAGAGTTCCTCGGGGGTGCCGTTCTGCACGATGCCCCCGCCCTGCATGAGGATGATGCGGTCGGCCATGCTCATGGCTTCGGTCTGGTCGTGGGTGACGTAGACCATGGTCATGCCCAGGGAGAGTTGCAGGGCGCGGATTTCACGGCGCATCTCCTGGCGCAGTTTGGCGTCCAGGTTGGAGAGCGGTTCGTCCATGAGGCAGACCGGGGTCTCGGCCACCAGGGCTCGCCCCAGGGCGACGCGCTGCTGTTGCCCGCCCGAGAGCGCGGCGGGCTTGCGGTCCAGGAGTTCCCCCAGGCCCAGGATCCCCACGGCGCGGTCGAGCCTGCGGGCCTGCTCGTCCCGCGGAACCTTGCGCACCTTGAGGCCGAAAAGGATGTTCTCGCGCACGTTCAGGTGCGGAAACAAGGCATAGGACTGGAAAACCATCGCCAGACGCCGCTCCGAGGGGGAGAGGCCGGTCACGTCCTTGTCCGCGATGAAGATCCTGCCGGAACTGACCGTCTCCAGCCCGGCGATGAGGCGCAGGGTGGTGGACTTGCCGCACCCTGACGGTCCGAGCAGCACCATCAGGCTCCCTTCGGGCGCCACGAAGCTCACGTCGTCGACGGCGCGAACCTGACCCCAATGACGCGAAACGCTCTCAAGCCGTATCTGCGGCAAAACGACCTCCTGGCAAGCCTGAAAAGCCGGGACGTTCAGATTCGTACAAAGTTAGCCGGATCGTCACAAAAGTTCAAGCGATTAGAACCCGGGGCCGCCCGTCGAAGAAACCTCTGCCGCGCACAACATGCGGTTAGTACACCAGCGAAGACCTGTAAGCCAGCAACTTGACGAGCGGATGGCGATGCCGGGGCAAAGCGCGCGGCGTCGCGAAAGCGGAAATTCCCGCGCGGGCGTTCCGTGCAAGGCGCGCCGCCGGGACTCCGCGCGGATGCGGCCCGGACCCGGCGCGGGGACGCAGGCCCCGCAGCGCGGCGGCGACGTGTGGCGCGCAGGGAGCGGCAGAACGAGCCGACGCGTTCCGGACGTTGCGGCGAGCGTCCGGCGGGAGGGACTGGCGGGTGCGCCGTCAGCGTCGGATGCGCGGAAGGGCATGGCCCGAATGAACAAATTGCTGTCGGACGTTCGTGATGTTCAGAGCCGCAGGCCTCACGGCCCGAGAGGGAGGGGCGTCTACGCGGGAACAGGCGCGAGGGGCAAGAGGCCGCATCGGCCTTGGCCCGGCGGGATGCCCTGCGCCGCGCGCACCGGTGTCCCACCCTCAAGAAACGGGCGGGGGCCGGTTTCACCCGGGCGCATTTCGGGATTGGGGGACAGACGGTGCAGAGCGTCCTTGCTGATTACGCTCCGTGTCGCATCATGGGGTGGCAGGCCCGACACGTTGAAATTGTCTGGTGCCCGAGGCCGGACTCGAACCGGCACGACCCTTTCGGATCAAGGGATTTTAAGTCCCTGGCGTCTACCAATTCCACCACTCGGGCACGAGGGGTCCGCCTTCCTAGCTTCCGGGCCGCCCGTACGTCAATCGCGCCCCTTGGCCCCGGGCGCGCCTGCTGGTATGACCGCGCCATGCAACACCATCGCAACCGCCTGGTCATCCTGGGGCTCGACGGCCTGCCCTTCAGCCTCGCGCGGGAACTCTGCCGCGCCGGGAAGCTCCCCAACCTTGCCCGTGTGGCGCTCTCGCCCAACGCCCGCGCGCTGCGCGCCGAATTGCCCGAGCTCTCGCCCGTCAACTGGGCCAGCCTCGTCACCGGCCGGGACCCCGGCGGTCACGGCGTCTTCGGCTTCTCGCGCATCGACCCCGCCGCCTACGCCCTCTCGCTTACAGACTCCTCCGCCATCGCCGCGCCCACGCTCTTCGAGCGCATGGGCGAGAAGGGGCTCACCTCCAAGGTGATCAACCTCCCCGGGGCCTACCCCGCCCGGCCCATCCCGGGCATGCTCGTGGCCGGATTCGTGGCGCACGATCTTCAAAAGGCCGTTCATCCCCCCTTCCTGGCCTCCATCCTGGCCGGGGAGGGCTACGTGCTCGAAGCCGACACCACGCGCGGCGCCTCCGACCCCGACTACCTTTTGGCCCAGGCCCGGGCCACGCTGCGCTCCCGCGCCAAGGCCCTGGACCTCTTCTGGCCCGACCTCGCCTGGGACCTCTTCATGCTCGTGCTCACGGAGACCGACCGCATCTTCCATTTCTTCTATCCCGCCGTGGCCGAACCCCTGCACGCCCTGCACGGGCCCTTCATGGAGTTCATGGCCGAGTGGGACCGCGTGATCGGCCTGTTCCTGGACCGCTACGACGCCCTGCCGGAGCCAAAACGCCTGGTGGTCCTGGCCGATCACGGCTTCACCGCCTGCAAGGCCGAGGTGGACCTGAACGTCTGGCTCATGCAGAAGGGCCTGCTCTCCCTGCGCGAAAAGGGCGCGGGCGAATACGACAGCTCCGTCATCGCCCCGCACCAGACCGCCGCCTTCGCCCTGGACCCGGGGCGTGTCTACATCAACTGCAAGGAGCGCTTCGCCCGGGGCGTGTTCCACCAGTACGTGGCCGACAAGCTGCGCGCCGAGATCAAGGCCGGGCTGGAGGAGCTCACCGTGGACGGGGAAAGGGTCATGGCCGCCGTGCACGATCCCCGCGCCATCTACTCCGGCCCCCTGGCGTTCAAGGCCCCGGACCTGGTCTGCGAGCCCAATCCCGGCTTCTCGCTCACGGGGAAGTTCGACCGCACGGAGCTTTCCGGCTTTTACGGCCGCGCGGGCTGCCACACCGCCGGGGACGCCTTCTTCTTCGATTCGGCCGCCAGCGCTCCGGGGCGCGTGAGCGAGGCCGGACGCCAGCTTTTCGCCCACTTCGGCCTGGAGCCCTGACCCATGCCCATCGACTTCGCCGCACGGCTCAATCCCGCCCAGCTGGAGGCCGTCACCGCCACCGAAGGCCCCGTGCTGGTCATCGCCGGGGCGGGCTCAGGCAAGACGCGCACCCTGGTCTACCGCCTGGCCCGGCTGGTGAGCCAGGGCGTGGAGCCCTCGTCGATCCTTCTGCTCACCTTCACCCGCAAGGCCGCCGCCGAGATGCTCGCCCGGGCCGAGCGCCTGCTGGGCATGGCCCTGGGCGGCGTGCAGGGCGGAACGTTCCACGCCTTCTCCTTCGCCACCCTGCGCCGCAACCCCGAGGCCTCGGGCCATGCCGGAAGCCTGACCATCATGGACCGGGGCGACGCCGAGGAGGCCCTGAGCCACGTGATCGCGGAGCTGGGCGCGGGCAAGGGCGACAAGAGCTTCCCCAAGAAGGGCTTCGTCCTGGAGCTCATCAGCAAGAGCCGCAACAAGGAGCTGCCCATCCCGGAGATCCTCTCGCGCGAGTCCTACCAGCTCCTGCCCCACGCCGCCGCCCTGGAGGAGATCGCCCGCGGCTTCGAGCGCTACAAGCGGGGCCACGGGCTGCTGGACTACGACGACATGCTCTTCACCCTGGAGCAGGCCCTCACCCGCGACGCCGCCCTCCTGGAGCGCCTGCGCGAGCGCCACCGCTACCTCATGGTGGACGAATACCAGGACACCAACCTCGTGCAGGCCCGCCTCGTGAAGCTCCTGGCCGGGGAGCGCGGCAACGTGATGGCCGTGGGCGACGACGCCCAGTCCATCTACGCCTTCCGGGGGGCCAACGTGGAGAACATCCTCTCCTTCCCGCGCATCTACCCCGGCACGCGCGTGGTGCGCCTGGAGCAGAACTACCGCTCCACCCAGCCCATCCTGGACCTCACCAACGCCGTGTTGCGCCAGGCCAAGGACCGCTTCGACAAGAACCTCTTCTCCGAACGCCTGGCCGGCCCCAAGCCCGAGGTGGTCAAGGCCTATTCCGACCAGACCCAGGCCCAGCTGGCCGTGCGCCGCATCCGGGAACTCCGGCGCGAGCACCTGCCCTGCGAGATCGCCGTGCTCTTCCGGGCGGGGTACCAGTCCTACGCGCTGGAGCTGGCCCTGAACAAGGAGGGCGTCCCCTTCCAGAAGTACGGGGGCCTGCGCTTCTCGGAGGCGGCCCACGTGAAGGACGCCGTGGCCTTCCTGCGCGTGGTGCACAACCCCCGCGACGTGGTGGCCTGGAAGCGCGTGCTCGTGCTGGTGGACAAGGTGGGCGAGAAGACGGCACTCAAGATCGCCGCGTCCGCGCGCGAGGGCGACTTCCAGGCCCTGGACGCCCAACGCCGCAAGAACCCGGGGCTCGACGCCCTGTTCTCCTTCCTGGAGGAGCTGCGCGCCGATCCCGGCGGCCCGGCCTCGCTCCTGGAGCGGGCCGTGGTCTTCTACACGCCCACGCTCACCAGGCTCCATCCCGAGGACTATCCCCGCCGCCTGGCCGGGCTCGAACAGCTCTCCCAGATCGCGGCATCCTACGCCCACCTGGAAGCCTTCCTGGCCGACCTGGCCCTGGAGAACCCCGAGGAGGAGCGCAAAGGCGTGCGCGAGGACGCCGTGGTGCTCTCCACCGTGCACTCGGCCAAGGGCCTGGAGTGGCCCGCCGTGCTCATCCTGGACCTGGTGGACGAGCGCTTCCCCTCGCGCCACGCCCTGGCCCGGCCGGAAGACCTGGAGGAGGAGCGCCGCCTGCTCTACGTGGCCTGCACCCGCGCCAAGGATTCGCTCACCCTCTACGTGCCCGGCACGGTCTACAACCGCGCGGGCGGGGGCTCGCAGCCCGCCATGCCCAGCCTCTTCGTGCGCGAGCTGCCCCGCGAGTGCTTCACCGAGCTGCGCGAGACGTTTTCCGGCGGCCTCACGCCCGCCCTCCAGGCCCAGGCGGCAGCCGAGCCCAGGCCCTCCTGGGACGCGCCTTCCTCGGGCGGCTCGCGGTTTGCCTCGCGGGGCGTCGCCGCGCGCCAGCCCCTCGCGGCCGACCCCGACGATCCGCGCGCCGAGCCGGGGGGCTCGCCCTTCGCCAGCGCCTCGGACGCGTGCGGCACGGGCGCCATGAGCTACTGCAGCCACCGCATCTTCGGCCGGGGCAAGGTTGTGGCCGTGCTGGACGGCGGCAAATGCCGGGTGAACTTCCCCGGATTCGGCCTGAAGGTGATCCTGCGGGAATACCTGGAGATGGAGCCGTGAGCGTCCGCGCCCGGCTGTTCATCCTGCTGCTTCTTCTCTCCGTGGCGCCCGTGGTGCTTCTGCGCCTGAACGCCCAGCGCGCCCGCCTGGAACTCACCGACGACCTGGTGCGCCGCTCCCAGCATACCCTGGTGACCAAGGCCAAGGCCGCGCTGCTGCTCATGGTGGAGGACCACGCCGAGATGTGGCGGCGCGAAGCCCAGCTCCTGGAGCAGACCCTTCGGCTCCAGGCCCTGGGCGTGGAGCTGGCCCTGGCTCGGGGCGAAGGTCTGGAGGACGCCTACGGCCAGGCCCTGGGCGGGCACGAGAGCCTGATCCACGGGCAGGTCACCGTGTTCGAGGACGGGCGCGTCGATGTGCCCGAGGGGGCGCAACGGCCGCCCCGGGGCTTCGACGGGCGCAAGGCCGCCTGGTACCGTCTGGCCTGGGAGCGCGGCCGCCTCGTCTGGTTCGCTCCGGTGATCGACCCTTCCAGCCGTCGTGTGGGGCTCACGGTGGCCGTGCCCGTGCGCGACGCCTCGGGCCGGGCGGTGGGGGTCACGGCGCTCACCGCGCCGCTCTCCGTGGGCGAGACGGCGCGCAGCCACGCCCAGGCCGTGTCCGGGAGCGTGAAGAGCTTCCTGGTGAACATCGCCCATCCCGAGTCCGAGGCCAGGGGGCTGCGGGTGATCGGCGAGGCCGACGCCCTGGAGCACGGCCCTCCCGAAGCAGGCCACGGCATGGGGCGGCGCATGGGCATGCTGGGCCTTGCGGCCCCGCGCTGGCTCTCCATGGACGACCCCGCCGAACTCGCGGCCGTGCTGGCCGACCTGCGCGCGGGGAAAAGCGGCGTGCGCCAGGCGGAGCTGGACACCCGCGACGTGATCTGGGCCTACGCCCCCCTGCGCACCGAGGGCTACGCCCTGGTGATGACCGCGCCCAAGCGCGACGTGGCCGCCGAGGCGCGCCAGGCGGGCGAATACATCGAGACGCGCATCGAGAACCAGTTCCGGGAGACCTTCTTCGTGGCCCTGGGTCTGCTTTTGCTGGCCACGGCGGCCTCCTGGCTGGCGGCGCGTTCGGTCTCGCGCCCCCTGGTGGACCTGGCGCGCGCGGCCAAACGCCTGGGCCGGGGCGACTTCGAGGCCCGCGTGGAGCCCTCGGGCGGCGGAGAGATCGAGGCCCTGGGCCACGCCTTCAACCGCATGATCCCCGAACTCAAGGAGAACACCCGCCTGCGCGACGCCATGGCACTGGCCCGCGAGGTGCACGACCGCTTCATCCCCGAGCGTCTGCCCGACCTGCCGGGCCTGGACCTGGCCGGCTCCAGCACGGCCTGCAACGAGGCCGGCGGCGACTTCTACGACGTGCTCCCCGACGCCCACGGCCGCCCCGGCACGGCCGCGGCCCTGCTGGGCGACGTGTCCGGCCACGGCGTGGACGCGGCCCTGCTCATGGCCACGGCCCGGGCCTTCCTGCGCCAGCGCGCCCTCCAGCCCGGCGGCCCGGCCCGGGTGGTGCGGGACGTGAACACCCTGCTGTTCGCCGACACCGACGGCTCCGGGCGCTTCCTCACGCTCTTCTACCTGGAACTGGACGCCAAGGCCCGCCGTCTGCGCTGGGTGCGCGCCGGGCACGACCCGGCCATCCTCTACCGCCGCCGCCAGGACGCCTTCGAGGACCTGGGCGGCCCCGGCATTCCCCTGGGCGTGGTGGGCGAACGCCTCTGGCCGGAGTGCGAGCGCCCCTGGCCCGAGGCGGGCGACATCCTCCTGGTGGGGTCCGACGGCATCTGGGAGACCTGCTCGCCGGATGGGGAAATGTTCGGCAAGGAGCGCGTGCGCGAGGCGATCCGCCTGCGCCGCGAGGCCCCGGCCGCCGGGATCCGCGACGGCCTGCTGGCCGATCTGGCGGCTTTCCGGGGCGAAGCCCCGGCCGAGGACGACGTGACGCTGCTCGTGATCAAGGCTGCTGAAGGAGGAGAGATATGACCACCACCGAGAAAGACGCAAAATTCCGCTTCTGCCCGCTTCTGACCACGCCCGAAGGCAAGATGCGCTTCTGCCAGGGCGCGCAGTGCATGATGTGGCGCTGGTGCGGCGAGGAGGAGGGGGCCGAGGCTCCGGGTTTCTGCGGGCTGGCCAGCGCGCCCGCGGCCCTCTCGCGCCGCCAGGCAGGCGGCTTCCTGCGCGCCGAACCCCGAAAGGAACCCGAGAACCCCTTCGGCTAGGGGCCGGGGGCATGGACAGCGCAGGCCGATGGCGCTATCCCCCTGGAAATGCCTGCACAGTGGGAGGTGACCATGCGCCTGATGCTCCGCACGCTCGCGATCGCAGTGCTCGTCCTCAACGCCTGGCAGGCCCTGGCCGCCGACCAGCTCCCCCCGCGCTTCTTGCGCCTGCGCGACCTGGCCCCGGACATCGTCCAGGAGATGCGCTACCACGGCTGGCACAACTTCCTGGGCCGCCCCGTGAAAGGCTATGAAGACCCCGAGTGCATCCTGACCATCGACGCGGCCAAGGCCCTGATCGCCGTGCACGAGGAGCTGCGCGCCTCGGGCCTGGGCGTGAAGGTCTACGACTGCTACCGCCCCCAGCGCGCCGTGAACGACTTCGTGAGCTGGAGCCAGGTCCCGGAAGATCAGATCACCAAGGACGAATTCTACCCCCGGGTGGACAAGAAGGACTTCTTCGACCTGGGCTACGTGGCCAAGAAAAGCGGCCATTCGCGCGGCTCCACCGTGGACCTGACCATCATCCCCTGGCCGCCCCGCGAGGGCGAGGCCTACACGGCGGGGCAGCGGCTCATGCCCTGCAACGCCCCCTACCCGGAGCGCTTCCGCGACAACTCCCTGGACATGGGCACGGGCTTCGACTGCATGGACGTGCTGTCGCATTCGCTCACCCCGGATATCCCCTTCGTGGCCCAGAGCAACAGGATGCTCCTGCGCAGGCTGATGGAGAACAACGGCTTCTCCCCCTACGAGCAGGAGTGGTGGCACTTCACCCTGCGCAAGGAGCCCTTCCCCGACACCTACTTCGACTTTCCCGTGACCTCCGCCAGGAAGTGATGCTTCCCGGCGGGCCTCCCCCCAACGGCACGAACCGAAGCGGCAGGCCGCCCCACGCAGGCGCGCCCGGCCAGGAGCCAGCATGCGCAAGAGCGATCGTGAAGTTCTCGATCCCATAGTTGTGGAGGCCCTTTTGCAGCGGGCCGAATACGTGCATCTCGCCCTGCGCGACGGGGAGGAGACCTACAGCGTCCCCGTGAGCTTCGGCTACCGGGACCGGGCCCTCTATTTCCACGGCGCGGCCGAGGGCCGCAAGGCGCGGGCCTTGCGCGCCTGCGACCGCGTGAGCTTCTCGGCCGTGGTGGAATGCGAGCTTGCCCGCCAGATCAAGGCCTGCGCCTACTCGGCGCACTACAAGTCGGTGTGCGGCTCGGGCCGGGCCACCATCCTCACGGACCCCGAGGAGAAGGCGGCGGCCCTGGACGTGATCATGGGCCATTACGAAGGCCCCACGGGCCCCTATCCCCCCGAGATGCTCAAGCGCACCGAGGTGGTGCGTTTGGACGTGGAGGTGCTGTCGGGCAAGGCCAATCCCCCCTGGCAAGGCGGCGTGGAGCTCGACGACGACGAGTGCCTGGGCTGCGAGGACGCGGACGACGCCCTGGGCGCGGACTGATCAGTCCGCGCGCGTGAGGCGCGCCACGCACTCGATGTGCGGGGTGTGCGGGAAGAGGTCCACGGGGGTCACGCGCTCCACGCGGTAGGCCGGGGCCAGGCGGCCCAGGTCCCGGGCCAGGGTGGAGGGGTTGCAGGAGACGTAGACCACCCGGGGCGGCCTGGCCTGGGCCAGGGCCTGGAGGGCCTTGGGGTCCAGCCCCGCGCGGGGCGGGTCCAGCACGGCCGCGTGGGGGATGTCCTTGCGCCGAGCCAGCACGAGCTTCACGTCCCCGGCCTGGAAGAAGCAGTTGGTCAGGCCGTTGGCGGCTGCGTTGGCCTGGGCGTCCTCAACGGCGGCCTGGGAGATCTCGAAGCCCGTCACGCGCCCGGCCGTGCGCGCCAGGAAGAGGCTCAGGCCCCCCGCGCCGCAGCAGAGGTCCCAGGCGGTCTCGCCGGGCGCGAGGGCGGCGGCCTCGGCGGCCCGGGCGTAGAGCAGGGCGGCGGCACGGGTGTTGGTCTGGAAGAAGGAATCGATGCCCACGCGCAGGGCTAAGCCGTCCAGGGACTCCTCAAGGAAGTCGTTGCCCAGGGTGAAGGCCCGGTGCTCGGCCTGGGCGATGTCGGCCCGGTCGGCGCGCACGCCCAGCACCAGCCCGTCCAGGTCCGGGCAGTCGCGCATGAGGGCCTCGCAGAGGGGGCGCAGCCGCTTGAAGGGCGCTTTGGGGCCCACGATGATCTGGGCCAGCCAGCGCCCCGTGGTTTCGCTCGCGCGCAACACCAGATGCCGCCAAGTCCCCGTGCCCGTGCGCCCGAAGTAGGGCGGCAGCTGGGTCTTGGCGGCCATGGCGCGCACGGCCGCCACCAGGGCCATGGCGGGCGCCGGCATGAGCCCGCACGCGCAGACCTCCACGATGCGCGAGGGGTCGAAGCGGCCGCGCAGGCCCAACGTGGGGCCGGGGCCGAAGGCGAACTCCATCTTGTTGCGGTAGCCCCGCGTGAGCGGCGAGGGCACGGTCTCGTCCACGGGGGGGGTGAGCCCGGCCAGGCGTTCCAGCTGTTCGGCCACGATCTGGCGCTTCCAGTCCAGCTGGGCCTCGTAGGCCGCGTCCTGCCAGGAGCAGCCGCCGCAGGGGCCGTAATGGGGGCAGAAGGGCTCCACGGCGTGGGGCGAGGGCTCAAGCACCTGTTCGGCCACGGCACGGAGGCAGCGGGGATCGTCCTTGACCACGCGGGCCAGCACCCGCGAACCGGGAAGCCCGCCCTCCACGAAGGCCACGCGGCCCTCCAGGCGGGCCAGGCCCGCGCCGCCGAAGGCCGGACGTTCGATGGAAAGTTCCAGAAGTTGCGCCATGGGGGCATCATGCCCGGCGAATCCGGCGGCGGCAAGCCCGGCGTGATCCCCTGCGAGGCGGCCTCGGGGCCGCGCGGCCTGGGCGTGCGCTTGTGGGAGGCGGGGAAGGGGGGTAAGGGATGCGCCAAGGAGTCCGCGCATGAAGACGCTCACCGCCCTGCTGACGCTCTGTTTCGCAGCCCTGGCGTTCCAGCCCCGGGCACTGGCCCAGGACTGGCAGCTGCGCGACATTTGCGACCTGCGCAAGTCCCCGCCCGCCGGGCGTCCGGCCGGGTGCGCGCGTCTGGCCGCCGACGTGCTGGCCCTGCTGCCCGAGAAGGCCGGGCCGGGCAACCTGGCCCTGCTGGCCGACTTCTCCGACAACCTGGAGAAGGCCGGAGCGGGCTGGGACAACCCCTGCCGCGACCCCGGCCGCTGCCCGGACTTCGCCTATTCCATCCGCTACGCCATGGTGCCCCGCAAGGAGGTGACCATCCCCAAGGACAAGGTCTACACGGCCTACGTCTGCCGCGAGGGCTTCTCGGCCACCGGCCAGGACGACGGCGCGTGCCGGAGCAAGCTCGTGAAGGTGCTGCGCGAAATGATCGTGCGGGCGCGCAAGGAGGGGATGTTCCTGGCGCTGCTCAAGTGCGGGGCCTCCGAGGGCGAGGCCGTGCGACCCGACGGCGCGGGGGTGATGGGCTTCGAGCTCATGTACGCCTTCGTGCCCCTGCCGGGCATGATTTCCGGACCGCCCTCGGTCCCTTCCGCGGTCTCTCCGACGGACCCTGCCCTGGGCGCGCGCCAGCCCCTGAGCCAGATCGCAGCTTCCGCCGCCGCCCCGGCGCAGGAGGCCAGGAAGCCCGCCCCGCAGGGGGCGCAGCCGCCGGTTCCGGCCCAGGTTCCAACCCCTGCTCCCGCTCCCGCTCCGGCGCAGCCGCCTGTCTACCCGCCCGAGCTCCACGGGGCCGACGGCGAGGTGGTGTTCCAGGTGGCCGCGCTGCCCACCCTGGTGCAGGCCGAGGCCGTGGCCGACCGCCTGGCGAGCCAGGGCGTGGAAACCAGCTTCGAACAGGCCCAGGTGAACGGACGCGACGTCTACCGCGTGCTGGCGCGCTCCTCCGGCAGCCCCGAGGCCCTGCGCCGCAGGCTGGCCGAACTGGGCTACCCCGGGGCCTTCCCCAGGCGCTGACCTGGCCCGCCCCCAGCCGCTGCCCGCTTGACAGCGGCTGGCCGAAAAGGGATTCTCCGCCAATGATGGAGGACACGGGCCGCGCGTCCGGCCCCCAGACGCGCACCACCCTTGCAGGAGGCCGGACATGGCGCAGAGCCGATACGCCCGTTTCGAGTTCGACGTGGAGGGCCAGCCGGCCGGGCGCTTCCAGGTGGTGGAGTTCCAGGGGCAGGACGCCCTCTCAACGCCCTACGCCTTCACGATCACGCTGATCTGCCAGGGCCAGGGGCCGTCCCCGGCCGAGGTGGTGCGGCGCAAGGCCACCCTGCGCATCAACGGCGAAACCACCTCGAACGCCTACTCCGGGGTGGTCTTCGCCTACCAGTACATCCAGAGCCGGGGCGACGTGAGCTTCTTCCGGGCCGTGCTTTCGCCCGGCTTCAAGCTCCTGACGTACACCCGGCAGAATCAGATCTTCCTGGACCAGAGCCTGCCGCAGATCCTCTCCACGGTGTTCGGCCAGTGCCGGTTCACGGCCTTCGACCTGCGCCTGTCGGCCGATTATCCCCCCCTGGAATTCGTGTGCCAGTACAACGAGTCCTGCCTGGACTTCGTCTCGCGCCTCATGGAGCACCAGGGCATCTACTACGCTTTCGAGGAGCAGGAGGCGGGCGAGGTGCTTGTGGTCACCGATTCGCTCATGAGCCACACCCCCCTCTCGGCAACGCCCTGCCTCTACCTGCCGCCCTCGGGCATGGACGACCCCCAGCGCGAGAGCGCCGTGCACCAGCTGGTGCTCGACCACAGGATCGTGCCCGCCGTCGTGGTGCTCAAAGACTACAACTACCTGCGCCCGGACCTGGAACTCCTGGCCGAGGCCCCCGTGGCCCCGGACGGCGTGGGAGTGCACTACCACTACGGCGACCACTTCCTCACCCAGGACGAGGGCGCGCGCCTGGCGCGCATCCGCGCCGAGGAGCTGCTGGCCGGGCAGGAGGTCTTCGCGGGCGCGAGCACGGCCATGCTCCTGCGCGCGGGCGGCCTGGTCACCCTGGCGGGCCACCCCCTGGAGGCCTGCAACATCCAGATGCTCGTCACCGGCGTGGAGCACAAGGGCCGCGACAAGACCCCTCTCACCGCAGGCCTGGAGCACGCCGCCACCGCCTCGGACCAGGAAAACTACTACCGCAACACCTTCCATTCCATGGCGTCCCGGCGGCAGTTCCGCCCGGCGCGCTCCACGCCCCGCCCGCGCATCGCCGGCCAGTTCCACGCCAAGGTGGACGCCGAGGGCGAGGGCCAGTACGCCATGATCGACGACCTGGGGCGCTACAAGGTGCGCCTGCCTTTCGACCTGGCCGGACGCCCCGAAGGCCAGGCCTCCTGCTGGCTGCGCCTGGCCGAGCCCTACGCCGGACCCAGGTACGGCCTGCACTTCCCCCTGCTCAAGGGCACCGAGGTGCTGCTCTCCTTCATCGACGGCGACCCGGACCGGCCCGTGATCACCTCCGCCGTGCACAACGGCCAGAACCTCAACCACGTGCGCTCCAACACCAACGCCATCAACGCCATCAAGTCCGCCGCCAACAACCAGATCGTCATGGGCGACCTCCAGGGCCAGGAGTTCATCGGCCTCTATTCGCCCTTCCACGAGACGAGCATCGCCCTGGGCTCCACCAAGCCCGGCGGCGGGGGCAGCATGGAGTTCAAGACCAAGGGCGAGAGCCAGACCCTGGTGCTGGGCGACGAGAACAAGCTCGTGGGCGGCACGTCCATCGAGGGCACGGCGGGCGTGAAGGCCGAGATCACGGCGGG containing:
- the rlmD gene encoding 23S rRNA (uracil(1939)-C(5))-methyltransferase RlmD — encoded protein: MAQLLELSIERPAFGGAGLARLEGRVAFVEGGLPGSRVLARVVKDDPRCLRAVAEQVLEPSPHAVEPFCPHYGPCGGCSWQDAAYEAQLDWKRQIVAEQLERLAGLTPPVDETVPSPLTRGYRNKMEFAFGPGPTLGLRGRFDPSRIVEVCACGLMPAPAMALVAAVRAMAAKTQLPPYFGRTGTGTWRHLVLRASETTGRWLAQIIVGPKAPFKRLRPLCEALMRDCPDLDGLVLGVRADRADIAQAEHRAFTLGNDFLEESLDGLALRVGIDSFFQTNTRAAALLYARAAEAAALAPGETAWDLCCGAGGLSLFLARTAGRVTGFEISQAAVEDAQANAAANGLTNCFFQAGDVKLVLARRKDIPHAAVLDPPRAGLDPKALQALAQARPPRVVYVSCNPSTLARDLGRLAPAYRVERVTPVDLFPHTPHIECVARLTRAD
- a CDS encoding pyridoxamine 5'-phosphate oxidase family protein; this translates as MRKSDREVLDPIVVEALLQRAEYVHLALRDGEETYSVPVSFGYRDRALYFHGAAEGRKARALRACDRVSFSAVVECELARQIKACAYSAHYKSVCGSGRATILTDPEEKAAALDVIMGHYEGPTGPYPPEMLKRTEVVRLDVEVLSGKANPPWQGGVELDDDECLGCEDADDALGAD
- the tssI gene encoding type VI secretion system tip protein TssI/VgrG, whose product is MAQSRYARFEFDVEGQPAGRFQVVEFQGQDALSTPYAFTITLICQGQGPSPAEVVRRKATLRINGETTSNAYSGVVFAYQYIQSRGDVSFFRAVLSPGFKLLTYTRQNQIFLDQSLPQILSTVFGQCRFTAFDLRLSADYPPLEFVCQYNESCLDFVSRLMEHQGIYYAFEEQEAGEVLVVTDSLMSHTPLSATPCLYLPPSGMDDPQRESAVHQLVLDHRIVPAVVVLKDYNYLRPDLELLAEAPVAPDGVGVHYHYGDHFLTQDEGARLARIRAEELLAGQEVFAGASTAMLLRAGGLVTLAGHPLEACNIQMLVTGVEHKGRDKTPLTAGLEHAATASDQENYYRNTFHSMASRRQFRPARSTPRPRIAGQFHAKVDAEGEGQYAMIDDLGRYKVRLPFDLAGRPEGQASCWLRLAEPYAGPRYGLHFPLLKGTEVLLSFIDGDPDRPVITSAVHNGQNLNHVRSNTNAINAIKSAANNQIVMGDLQGQEFIGLYSPFHETSIALGSTKPGGGGSMEFKTKGESQTLVLGDENKLVGGTSIEGTAGVKAEITAGMALEIMGGWKSELVMGNHFGMVVGNGLEMGSESKSIFDTKEIQGTTGIEIQAGLSEAYVAALTSMRNWYTAAAGLTAVAAVLGTAASETWTKDGCWHDQGDSAIDEGLGITFTGLTGVVGIIAGYCGYKIQQQLNAIQTGSLCKAVTEVAMNKDGFEVEVNRFNLGALSLSNVSPLPTPITLKAVGQNAAKQTVESFLQFRQDAAGIRLVNMEPSTGGPEPSMLVMSNANLVSLLIPDAGQLKMDATAQGAPVVTLQAIEGQEKSTVQLDKHKVLLQAPDGSATVEVQKNLVALASAQAKTTGVNINASDVLLNATGKVDIMGGLVKVQGGKVYLGGAGGASITGDLTVDGATTLKATKTGDLSVNGNVNITGSMSAQSVAADSASVKNDLSVGGKTTTKSADVKDDLNVGGKSTSGSANVKGDLKVGGKADVDGNVSSGHRISGRDNELDDDPFFNMFKNPNK
- a CDS encoding SPOR domain-containing protein, which encodes MKTLTALLTLCFAALAFQPRALAQDWQLRDICDLRKSPPAGRPAGCARLAADVLALLPEKAGPGNLALLADFSDNLEKAGAGWDNPCRDPGRCPDFAYSIRYAMVPRKEVTIPKDKVYTAYVCREGFSATGQDDGACRSKLVKVLREMIVRARKEGMFLALLKCGASEGEAVRPDGAGVMGFELMYAFVPLPGMISGPPSVPSAVSPTDPALGARQPLSQIAASAAAPAQEARKPAPQGAQPPVPAQVPTPAPAPAPAQPPVYPPELHGADGEVVFQVAALPTLVQAEAVADRLASQGVETSFEQAQVNGRDVYRVLARSSGSPEALRRRLAELGYPGAFPRR